Part of the Microbacterium immunditiarum genome is shown below.
CACGAAGGCGGCCGCGGTCGAGTGGATCGACTGGTACTACATGCAGAAGCTCCTGGACGAGGAGGCCGCGGTGCTCGACGCGAAGACTCTCAACGAATCGGGTCAGGCGGTCGGCACGCCGGTGCTGCCCGTGCTCAGCCGCGAGCTGTACGAGGAGTCGCTCGTGTGGATCGAGGACTACATCAACGTCCCGCGCGGCCAAATGGAGCCGTTCACCGACAGCATCTGGGACCAGACGCCCGTCGGCGAGCCGAAGAAGTCGACCCAGGAGATCTACGCGCTGCTGGACACCGTCGTGCAGACCGTGCTGACCGACGAGAACGCCGACATCGACGCGCTCCTCGCACAGGCGCAGGCCGACGCACAGGCGATCCTCGACCAGTAGGGGTTCGTGGGCGGCGCTTCGTCTCGGGCTTCGCCCTCGCTCAGCGTCCGGGTTCCCCCGCGCCGGACGCTGAGCGAGCGCTGCGAGACGAAGCGCCGCCCCCACCGCCCCCCACTCGACAACGAAAGTCCCGCATGACTGCGACCCTTCCCGAGCGGCCGCCGGCCGCGGCATCCGTCGCCCCCGCCGACCCGCCCGACCGTCGCCGCACGCGACGCACACCGCTCACGTGGTACCGCGGCGGCGGCCTCGCGAACCTGCTGTTCGTGCTGCCGATGGTGTTCGTGTTCCTCTTCTTCTCGTGGTCGCCGATCGTCCAATCGGTGCTCATGAGCCTGCAGAAGACGAACCTCCTCGTGAGCGAGTGGGTCGGGTTCGACAACTACGTCGCGGTGCTGACGGACCCGCAGCTGGGTCGTGCGGTCATCAACACGCTCTCCTTCGCGCTGCTCGCGCTTCTCTTCGGGTTCCCGCTGCCCCTGTTCATGGCGGTGCTGATGAGCGAGGTGCGACGGGGCAAGGGCCTCTACTCGGCGCTCGCATACCTGCCGGTCGTCATCCCGCCGGTCGTCGCCGTGCTGCTGTGGCGCTTCTTCTACGACTCGTCGCCCAACGGCGTCTTCAACACCGCGCTCGCGTGGTTCGGGATTCCGCCCCAGCCCTGGATCGCGTCGGCAGTGCAGGCGATGCCGTCCCTCGTGCTCGAGGCGACGTGGGCCGCGGCCGGCGGGTCGATCATCATCTATCTCGCGGCGCTGCTGTCGGTGCCGCCCGAGCTCTACGACGCGGCGGAGGTCGACGGGGCGGGCATCTGGCGGAAGGTGTGGCACGTCACGTTGCCGCAGCTGCGCGGGATCCTCTTCATCATGCTGGTCCTGCAGATCATCGCGACCGCGCAGGTGTTCCTCGAGCCGTTCCTGTTCACGGGCGGCGGGCCGGCCGGAGCGACGAAGACGATCCTCCTCTACATCTACGACAAGGCGTTCCGGAACTCGCTCGGCGGCGACTACGGCGAGGCGACGGCGGTCTCGGTGCTGCTCGCGATCGTGCTCGCGATCCTGTCGTGGCTGTACTTCAGGCTGACGAACCGCTGGAGCACCTCATGAGCGAGCGCACGATCGTCTCGGCATCCGAGCGCCGTCGCCCGGGCACACGCATCGGAGTGTCCGTCACGCACGTCTTCCTGTTCGCGTCGCTCGTGATCGCCGGTCTCGGGCCGATCCTGTGGCTCGCGAAGGCGGCGATCACCCCGACGCAGGACACGCTGCAGCAGCCGTTCGCGCTGTGGCCGAACGGCATCGACTGGGAGAATCTGTCGACGGCGTGGAACGACATCCACATCGACCAGTACTTCTTCAACACGATCGTGATCGCCGCGGGAGCGTGGCTCACGCAGCTGTTCATCGCGGCCACGGCCGGGTACGCGCTGTCGGTGCTGCGGCCGAAGTACGCCCCCATCCTCAACGCGCTCGTGCTCGCGACGCTGTTCATCCCGGGCATCGTGCTGCTCGTGCCGCTCTATCTCACGATCGTGAACCCGCCGCTGCTCGGAGACATGAGCCTGCTCAACACCTACCTCGCGGTGTGGCTGCCGATGGGTGCGAACGCATTCAACATCCTCTTGGTGAAGCGGTTCTTCGACAACCTCCCCAGGGAGGTGTTCGAGGCGGCGAAGACCGACGGCGCGGGTCCCTTCCGGCTGTTCTGGTCGATCGTGCTCCCGATGTCGAAGCCGATCCTCGGCGTGGTCTCCGTCTTCGCGATCATCGCCGCGTGGAAGGACTACCTCTGGCCGATGCTCGTGCTGCCCGATCCGGCGGTGCAGCCGCTGTCGGTGCGCCTCCCGGCGGTGCAGTCCCAGACGGAGCTCGACGTGTTCCTCGCGGCGCTCGCGATCGCGACGCTCATCCCGATCGCGATGTTCCTGCTGTTCCAGAGCGTGTTCCTGCGGTCGGCGGGGCTCGGGGGCGCGGTCAAAGGCTGACGGGCGGGTCAGAGCCGGCTGATGTCGTGACCCTTCGGGACGGTGATCTGGAGCCCACCGGGCACGATGCGTGCGACGACGCTGACCGCCTCGCCGAATTCGTCTCCGTCGAGTTGGACGAACTGGGCCTCCGTCGTGCCGACCTCCAGCTCGGCTCCCCGCACATAGCGCACGGCGTTGTCCTTCGTCCGCAGTGCGAGGGCGCGCCGGCCCGCACGGAACCTGCGAAGGAAGCTGTTGTCCCACGCGACGCGGCGCCATACGAAGATCCAACCGAGCGGCCCCTTCGGCTGGAAGAACACGACATCCATCGCTCCGTCGGTGACCGAAGCCTCGGGGATCAGCTCCAGCCCCGCCGGCAGCGACCCGCAGTTCGCGAACAGCACGCTCTGCACACGCGTCGAGTGCAGGCGGTGCCCGTTGATCTGGTACATGATCCGGAACGGCTTGGCTCCCGGGAGCGAGCGCGCAGCGCCGTCCACGTAGGCGACCCAGCCGACGGACTTCTTCAGCTGCGGGTTCGTGTTGGCGATCATGGCGGCGTCGAGCCCCATGCCGCCCATCACGACGAACGCGTGCTCGTCGGTGTCGCCTGAGGGCCGGCTGATCGCGGCGAAGCCGATATCGACCGCCACCGTATCTCCGTCGAAGGTTGCGCGGATCATCGCCGCGGGGTCGTCCAGGGGCAGTCGCAGATTGCGTGCGAGCAGGTTCCCCGTTCCGCTGGGAACGATCGTCAGGGGCACGCCAGACCCGCTCATCGCCTCCGACACGGCGCGGACGGTTCCGTCGCCGCCTGCGACGAGCACGGCGTCGACCCCGACCTCGAGAGCCTGACGCGTGACGTCGTCGCCGAGGTCGTCGACTGTCGTCTCGTAGAAGAGCGGCTCCTCCCATCCGGCCTCGGCCGCGAAGCGCTCGACGGATGCCCGGAGCGTGGCGGCATCTACTTTGATGGGGTTGTAGACGAGCGCCACCTTCGGGTGAGGGCGTTCGGCGCCACCGCGAATGTCCTGGGTGTCGCCTTCGACGTCGACCCGGCGCGCCTCGCCCTGTTCGCCGTCCGCCGTGTCGGGTGGGACATCCTCCGGCTCGCGGATGACGCCGTCGGGCGCGGCCGCCGCCCCGGGATCGGGTGTGTCGGAGGCCTCGCGCGAGTCGGATGCCTGGCCCGCAGCATCCGCATCGTCGTCGCCGTCTTCCGACGCGAGCCGCTCGGCCCGTTCTCGGATCTGCTGCTCGGAGATGTCGATCTCGCCCGTGCGCGGGCCGTCGGCGTACATCCTGTCGGCCGGGTGCGGCGGGTCGGGGTCAGGCTGGTCGGGATCGGCGTGAACGGGCTCGTTTTCGGACCCGGATGCCGCTGCCATGCGTCTAACCATAAGACCGCACCGCCACGGCGTGCGCGAACTCCGCCCGACTAGACTCGTGGGGTGATCGATCCAGTGCTTCTTCGCGAGAATCCCGAGCTGGTCAGGCGCTCGCAGGGGGCCCGCGGGGAGCCGTCCGACACGGTCGACGCCGCGCTCGCCGCCGACCGCGCCCGCCGCCAGGCCATCGCCGCCTATGAGGAGCTTCGCGCCCGGCAGAACGCGCACGGCAAGCGCGTCGCGCAGGCTCCGAAGGCGGAGAAGGCGGCGCTCGCCGCCGAGGCGAAGGAGCTGAGCGTCCGGGTCAAGGAGGCGCAGCAGGCCGTCACGGCCGCCGAGCAGGCCGCCGAAGAGGCGATGGCGCGCATCGAGAACGTGATCATCGAGGGCGTTCCGGCGGGCGGCGAAGAGAACTTCGTCACTCTGCGCACGCACGGCGAGGTCCCGGCCTTCTCGTTCGAGCCGCGCGACCACCTCGAGCTCGGCGAGCTGCTCGGCGCGATCGACATGGAGCGGGGCACCAAGGTGTCGGGCAGCCGCTTCTACTTCCTGACGGGCATCGGCGCGCGCCTCGAGCTCGCGATCATGATGCTCGCGCTCGACCGCGCGCTCGAGGCGGGCTTCACGCCGCTCACACCGCCGACCCTCGTGCGTCCCGAGGTCATGCGCGGCACCGGGTTCCTCGGCCAGCACTCCGACGAGGTGTACCACCTCGAAGACGAAGACCTATACCTCGTCGGCACAAGCGAGGTGCCTCTCGCCGGGTACCACATGGACGAAATCATCGACCTCTCGAAGGGCCCCAAGCGCTACGCCGGGTGGTCGACGTGCTACCGCCGCGAGGCGGGGTCGTACGGGAAGGACACGCGCGGCATCATCCGCGTCCATCAATTCAACAAGCTCGAGATGTTCGTCTACACGACCCTCGAGGAGTCCGAGCAGGAGCACGAGCGCCTGCTCGCCCAGCAGGAGGGGATGCTTCAGGACCTCGGCCTGTCATACCGCGTGATCGACGTCGCCGCCGGCGACCTCGGATCGAGCGCGGCGCGCAAGTACGACATCGAGGCGTGGGTTCCGACGCAGCAGGCGTATCGCGAGCTCACCTCCACGTCGAACTGCACGACCTACCAAGCGCGCCGCCTCGACATCCGTCACCGGCCTGACGGCGGCAAGACGCAGCACGTCGCGACACTCAACGGCACGCTCGCCACGACGCGGTGGATCGTCGCCCTGCTCGAGACCCACCAGCGCGAGGACGGCTCGGTCACGGTGCCCGAGGTGCTGCGCCCGTACCTGGGCGGGCTCGAGGTCATGGAGCCTGTGTCTTGAGCGAAGCGCACTTGCCGCCGACGGGCAGCGTCAGAGTCGTCAAGCCGAAGAAGGCGGCCAAGCTCGTCGAGCGGGTCGCGCGCGACACTGAAGACCCGACGGTCGTCGTCGAGCGGCTTCTCATCGTGCTCGACATCGACGGCACGGTGCTCCTCGAAGACGAGTCGCTCAGCCCCGGCGTCGTCGAGGCGGTCGAGCACGCGCACAGGGCCGGACACGAGGTCATGATCGCGACCGGACGCAGCTGGGAGGGCACGCGAGGCATCCTGCGCGTGCTCCAGATCGCGCCCGAGTACGTCGTGTGCTCGAACGGTGCGGTCGTGCTCAAGCGTGTCGACGCCGACGACCTGCTCTATGACCGCTTCCACACCGAGACGTTCGACGCGCGCGAGGTGCTCACGGTCCTGCACGAGCACTTGCCCGAGGCTCGTTACATGGTCGAGCTGCCCGACGGGCGTCGCCTGTACACCGAGTACCTCGAGGACTGGAACCTCGTGAACGCCCGCCGCGTCCCGTTCGACGAGCTCGGCGCGCAGCCGGTGTGCCGTGTCGTGGTGGTCTCGCCCGACAAGCGCGAGCGGGACTTCCTCGAGCTCGTCCAGCGCATCGGGCTCCACCAGGTCTCGTACGCGATCGGCTGGACGGCGTGGCTCGACATCGCCCCGAAGGGCGTCGACAAGAGCACGGGCCTCGAGCTCGTCCGCGACGAGCTGGGCATCGACCCCGAGCATGTCCTCGTGATCGGCGACGGCCGGAACGACGTCGGCATGTTCCGGTGGGCCCTCGAGAACGGCGGTCGCGCCGTCGCGATGGAGCAGGGTCCGCAAGAGGTGCGCGACGCCGCCGGCGAGACGACGCTCTCGGTGCACGACGGCGGCGTGGCCGAGGTGCTTCGGAAGCTCTAGCGTGGGCGCGCTCCCATCCCGGTCGCTGCGCGAGCCGAACGCGAGAAGAACTGCGCGTCTTTCAGAGCTTGTCCAGACACCATTGGAACAATGGCACGACAGCGCTGTCGGCTAGACTCGACGCCTGATCGACGGATGCCGCGAAGCCGGCATCCCCGACGGGAGGGTTGTCCGAGCGGCCGATGGAGCTGGTCTTGAAAACCAGTGGGCAGCGATGTCCCGTGGGTTCGAATCCCACACCCTCCGCTGTTCTGGTGGAGGCCCCCGCAGGGGGTCGCCAGCAGAACAACCGACCGGGCGGGATTCGGGGAGGAGGCCCCGCCGCCAGGCGGGACCGACAGAGTCCCACACCCTCCGCTTGATGCGGTCACCGTCCGCTAGAAGAGAGCCCTTGTGACCAAGACGACCCGGCCCGCACGACGTGGGCGCCGCACGGTGGCGCGCCACGGCGAGCTGTCGTCGCCGCATCCGCTCTCTCTGCTGTTGAAGGTGCTCGGCGTCATCGTCGCCGTGGTTCTCGCCTCCGGCGCCGGAATCGCCGCGTACGCGGCGTATGACATCACGGCGAGCTTCGCCGAGGGCGCGGTCGACCTCGAGGGTCAGGGCCCCGTGCCGCCCGACATCGGGGCGATCGAGAGCGAGGTCGACCTCTTCATCGCGGGCACCGACGCGTGCGAGCCCGAGTACGCGCAGTTCTTCGGCAGCCGCTGCACCGGCGCCGACGCGGGCGGAGAGCTCAATGATGTCAATCTGCTCGTGCACATCTCGGCCGAGCCGCGACGCGTGACGGTCGTGTCGTTCCCGCGCGATCTGATGCTGCCGATCCCGTCGTGCACGCGTGCGGACGGCTCGCAGACGTCCGCGATGAGCAAGCAGATGATCAACTCCGCCTACATGTACGGCGGACTGTCGTGCGTCGTGAAGACGGTCTCGCAGCTCGCCGGCCGCCCGATCCCGTTCGCGGCCAAGGTCACGTGGGGCGGGGTCATCGAGATCACCAACGCGATCGGCGGCGTCGAGGTCTGCATCGGCAACGGCGGCATCCGCGATCGCTACACCGGGATCGACTGGCCCGCCGGCCCGCGCACGATCTCGGGCCTGGAGGCGCTGCAGTTCCTGCGCACGCGCCACGGCCTGGAGAACGGCAGCGACCTGGCCCGCATCAGCAACCAGCAGCAGTACATGTCGCGACTCGCGAAGAAGATCATGAGCGAGGACGTGCTGTCGGATCTGCCGACGCTCCTGAAGCTCGCGACCACGGCGGTCGACAACATCACGCCGAGTGAGTCGCTGACGAACCCTGTGACGCTCATGCAGATCGCGCTCGCGGTGAAGAACGTCCCGTTCGAAGACATCGTTTTCGTGCAGTACCCGGTGAAGGGCGACCCGTCCGACCCGAACCGCGTCGTGCCGGACTATGAGGCCGCGGAGGCGCTCTGGGCTGCGATCGATGCCAACGTGCCGGTCAGCCTCACGGCCGACCCGAACCGTGGCGGCGGCGTGATCGTG
Proteins encoded:
- a CDS encoding carbohydrate ABC transporter permease, which translates into the protein MTATLPERPPAAASVAPADPPDRRRTRRTPLTWYRGGGLANLLFVLPMVFVFLFFSWSPIVQSVLMSLQKTNLLVSEWVGFDNYVAVLTDPQLGRAVINTLSFALLALLFGFPLPLFMAVLMSEVRRGKGLYSALAYLPVVIPPVVAVLLWRFFYDSSPNGVFNTALAWFGIPPQPWIASAVQAMPSLVLEATWAAAGGSIIIYLAALLSVPPELYDAAEVDGAGIWRKVWHVTLPQLRGILFIMLVLQIIATAQVFLEPFLFTGGGPAGATKTILLYIYDKAFRNSLGGDYGEATAVSVLLAIVLAILSWLYFRLTNRWSTS
- a CDS encoding carbohydrate ABC transporter permease — protein: MSERTIVSASERRRPGTRIGVSVTHVFLFASLVIAGLGPILWLAKAAITPTQDTLQQPFALWPNGIDWENLSTAWNDIHIDQYFFNTIVIAAGAWLTQLFIAATAGYALSVLRPKYAPILNALVLATLFIPGIVLLVPLYLTIVNPPLLGDMSLLNTYLAVWLPMGANAFNILLVKRFFDNLPREVFEAAKTDGAGPFRLFWSIVLPMSKPILGVVSVFAIIAAWKDYLWPMLVLPDPAVQPLSVRLPAVQSQTELDVFLAALAIATLIPIAMFLLFQSVFLRSAGLGGAVKG
- a CDS encoding diacylglycerol/lipid kinase family protein: MAAASGSENEPVHADPDQPDPDPPHPADRMYADGPRTGEIDISEQQIRERAERLASEDGDDDADAAGQASDSREASDTPDPGAAAAPDGVIREPEDVPPDTADGEQGEARRVDVEGDTQDIRGGAERPHPKVALVYNPIKVDAATLRASVERFAAEAGWEEPLFYETTVDDLGDDVTRQALEVGVDAVLVAGGDGTVRAVSEAMSGSGVPLTIVPSGTGNLLARNLRLPLDDPAAMIRATFDGDTVAVDIGFAAISRPSGDTDEHAFVVMGGMGLDAAMIANTNPQLKKSVGWVAYVDGAARSLPGAKPFRIMYQINGHRLHSTRVQSVLFANCGSLPAGLELIPEASVTDGAMDVVFFQPKGPLGWIFVWRRVAWDNSFLRRFRAGRRALALRTKDNAVRYVRGAELEVGTTEAQFVQLDGDEFGEAVSVVARIVPGGLQITVPKGHDISRL
- the serS gene encoding serine--tRNA ligase, with the translated sequence MIDPVLLRENPELVRRSQGARGEPSDTVDAALAADRARRQAIAAYEELRARQNAHGKRVAQAPKAEKAALAAEAKELSVRVKEAQQAVTAAEQAAEEAMARIENVIIEGVPAGGEENFVTLRTHGEVPAFSFEPRDHLELGELLGAIDMERGTKVSGSRFYFLTGIGARLELAIMMLALDRALEAGFTPLTPPTLVRPEVMRGTGFLGQHSDEVYHLEDEDLYLVGTSEVPLAGYHMDEIIDLSKGPKRYAGWSTCYRREAGSYGKDTRGIIRVHQFNKLEMFVYTTLEESEQEHERLLAQQEGMLQDLGLSYRVIDVAAGDLGSSAARKYDIEAWVPTQQAYRELTSTSNCTTYQARRLDIRHRPDGGKTQHVATLNGTLATTRWIVALLETHQREDGSVTVPEVLRPYLGGLEVMEPVS
- a CDS encoding HAD family hydrolase; translation: MSEAHLPPTGSVRVVKPKKAAKLVERVARDTEDPTVVVERLLIVLDIDGTVLLEDESLSPGVVEAVEHAHRAGHEVMIATGRSWEGTRGILRVLQIAPEYVVCSNGAVVLKRVDADDLLYDRFHTETFDAREVLTVLHEHLPEARYMVELPDGRRLYTEYLEDWNLVNARRVPFDELGAQPVCRVVVVSPDKRERDFLELVQRIGLHQVSYAIGWTAWLDIAPKGVDKSTGLELVRDELGIDPEHVLVIGDGRNDVGMFRWALENGGRAVAMEQGPQEVRDAAGETTLSVHDGGVAEVLRKL
- a CDS encoding LCP family protein; protein product: MTKTTRPARRGRRTVARHGELSSPHPLSLLLKVLGVIVAVVLASGAGIAAYAAYDITASFAEGAVDLEGQGPVPPDIGAIESEVDLFIAGTDACEPEYAQFFGSRCTGADAGGELNDVNLLVHISAEPRRVTVVSFPRDLMLPIPSCTRADGSQTSAMSKQMINSAYMYGGLSCVVKTVSQLAGRPIPFAAKVTWGGVIEITNAIGGVEVCIGNGGIRDRYTGIDWPAGPRTISGLEALQFLRTRHGLENGSDLARISNQQQYMSRLAKKIMSEDVLSDLPTLLKLATTAVDNITPSESLTNPVTLMQIALAVKNVPFEDIVFVQYPVKGDPSDPNRVVPDYEAAEALWAAIDANVPVSLTADPNRGGGVIVVDPQPSDQPTTAPVEPTPGSTEPATPSPTPVELPSSISGVTADQETCSAGNLRANR